The window CCGTTCTGCtcatagttgggtcatttgtaaaattcacgctccagatgttcaatCTTGAGCGTGAGAGGGGCGTGTTAGTTCTCCCACATTGATTGGATAAAATATTTGGGAGTTACATATATGGGCTTGGATAATCctcccctcttgagctagcttttggggttgagttaggtccaagtttcaATTTTAATAGGCTGGATGAAATTTTGACATGTAGGATGTGTTATCCTTCAATTATACATTTCTACATGttaataaatttctttttttaaaaaaaaaaaaaattaaaataaagagaTGAATCTTGTGGTTACCCATTGTGAGGGCACTAGCGAAAATGACACTGGCGAGAATGAATACAATGATCGAAGCTCTCCCTAAAATTGTAGTCATCTTTCTTATGAAAAACTGGCCCCAGAAGCCAGCCAAGATTGACACGGACATGAGGTATAATCCTGCACGATAAATATTTCTTGGTTTTaagatcaaatatatatatgattctTGGAGTTTtctattaaatacaaaataattgtGATCatgcaaaatgaaaaatcatatTCATACCATAGGGAATGGGAAACCTTTTGAGGAGGTAGAACTCCACCACAGACAAGGAAGAAGAAAATGTCATCACAAATGTTGCTGTCGCGCTAGCCACctgaaataacaaaaaaattgatcTGTTACCAGTTCAGATGGACATTTGGACTAATGACGATTCACTCTCACAAGTTGGACATCACCAAAGAAATATACGATGAAAGTCATTGGCTAGAAACGAAAGCTTGGATTCAAACATGGTATCGTAGCATATGCGTTGGGGATCACATATTCAAAAACTATATCTGATAGCCTGAAAACAGCCATACCTGTGGGATTACTCCAATCTCTAGCAGAAGAGGACCAAGAATGAAACCACCACCAGATCCTAATAAGCCGCCAACAGTACCACCTAAGATGCCACAAAGTGCACAAAATGCAAGATTTGTAGCCGTCCAGTCTATAGCGGCCTCACATACAAGTTCCGAATTCCCAGCCATTCTCCTTTTCTTGCTCTCCTTGTACAGTTTGGAACATTCATATCCAAACACAGCAAGAGCAACAGGGAACTGAAGACAAAATAGAGAACTAACTCTTGAGACAGATGGCTCAAACTATCAAACACATAAATGGATTAAATTTATCCCAATAAATGTTGATGTACCTGTAACAAGTTGAGCACCCAATACAATGTACTGCAAGCTTTCGTATTGTTCTACTAACCAATAAATCATATCGATAAATATCACTGAAAACAAGTTGCTAAACTTACAGAAAGGAAGATGTTAGATAGCATGTGTATATATTTGCTTGCCTTGATCACTTGAAGAAGTAGGAAGCAAATCCACACAAGAAGTAGGACTGAAATTCTTTTGATATTAAGGTTATCTCTCATAGTTCGCTGAAACATAGCATGTACGAAATCAACCTCAATTTCTTAAACAGCTAGTGCTGAAACAGACGAAAGATGTTGAAGTGAAGTTTACTCACCAAAGCTGTTTTCTCCTCTCTAGGAATTAATGGTTCATGAGTGTCGATCAGCACTGATCAAAGCGGTGAAACAAGGAAATGAAAAGATCAACTCTATCCCGGAAATttgtaacaaaaaatatatttcttacATATAATCCGCTACTTACACTCGCCACGAGAATTCACAAAAGTTCGTTTATCTGTCATGGCTTTCTGCAATTAGAGCGTTTTGGaacatgttaaaatcaataaaattgatTACAAAATAGGTCTATAGACACCATTTGTGAGAGCAACCAACCTTAAGAATGGTCTCGTCCTTCCACATCTCAATTGCCCTGAGAAAAGACTTGGAAGAAGTCCCTGTAAATaacaaatcaaaatcaaaatttaacgAAAAAGATTTATTGCCTAGGATGAGTACAGATAGTAATGAATCTCCCACTCcagacaaaaaaaattaactctCGATTAAATTGTTTTACACTAATCTGCGTTCTTGATCGATAAATAGGATGAAATCAAAAAGAATGTTGCAAAGAAATGCTATGCCACTACATACCCACGAACAAGATTATAATCAACACAGTGATAAGCCAATAGGGGAAAAAAACACTCAAAGATACACCAATTGTGATTCCAAGCATAAGCATAGGCTGGAATAAAAGGGCCAAATCATAGTCAATTATTGGCACTTCTCTGCATGGATGAGGAACTCTTAAATTGTACCAAACTGAAGATGCTGAAGCCCCCATTATCATGCCTACACCACAGATCAAGTTCAAAATCAGTCATCTTTAGGTACAAATTCTTGGCCTTACACTTtggacaaaaaagaaaaaaaatacaaatcttataatataataacattTCTCCATTCCAAATCTTGAATCAACAAGCTAAAATGTTCAAGAACTGCTGTTTGCTAAAGTTCTTACACTTGGAGATAGCAGCAGCAGACTTGGTATCGAAACCAACTATCAAAGTTAGCATAGGGACAAAAATGCCACCGCCTCCAACACCGCCCACTGTTCCACACGCAGAGCCCAAGAAGCCTATCACCGTAGCCAACACAATCTTCCAACTAAACCTCAATTCCTGCCGCAAACCAGTTAAACCAGTTCCCGAAAAAATCACATCTTTAGTCATAGAACAACAAAATCTcgttttccaaaaaaaaaaactctttctCGCTCACGCATGCAGAATACAAAACGAGAATCCATATACTCACCGGCCAAACTTTATCTTCAGACCCATCTTTTCTGGACAACATATCGGGATTAGAAGCAGAAAGAAGAAATGGGTTTCCCTTGTCGCCGCCATTGGCGTTATTGTTGACAAAACGTACAGAGATAACAGCCAGAGAAAAGCCTGTCAACAAGAACACAGCCAACCCTTTCGCGGCCATGTCGTTTCACCTTCACTCAGGAATCAAATAAAACAACGTAGAAATTTCCACTACACTTAAATACTGCGATTCAAAGGATAAAAAGATTATGGAGTCCGATTTATATAGGCAGAGCGAAAAAATAGAATCCCCGAGACATGTGACGTGGGTAGCGGCACCAATACTACAGGTCAGAGAAAGGTGTCTGCAATCTCCCAATGCTTATCCGGAATGGTTTTTCTTCTATTCTAATACCCCAAACGATACTGAAAAAGGAAACATTAAGGTTAACAGCTGTGAACATGGCAAATTTTAAATGGtctacaaaatttaaaatattttttggaatcTTTTGTTTGTTGAAAATATATACTTTCGAATCTTGGTCGTCGGGAGGCTGGAACTAGTATCATTAAACTAATAAATGACAGGATATTCTTAAATGTCTCATTAGTATACAAAGTTGAAGGAAAAATAGATATTTTAGAactgaattatatatttgttagatcaatgaatatttttttactacataacaactcttgtgagacggtctaacaGATCAATTTCGTAGATCGAATATcgtatttaggtcatccatgaaaaaatattaatttttacgctaagaatattactttctttgtgaatatcgatagagttgacccgtctcacagataaaaattcgtgagattaCGTTTTTTAGTATTAGGCGCTTCAACGCTGGAGAAGACTCACCGCAAGGAGGTGTAACGTTCAGGGGAGAAGACAAGATATtactttattgtttttttttccttctagtATTTAGTTCAAGTTCAATAAAAGATAATTGATTCATCATATATTCACGAGCGAAATGGTGCTTTTGGAGAATTAATTTATAATCAACTTTAATTATTGAAATGACTAAAAATGATATTGAAAATCAGCTTTCATTTTctagaaattaattattaaaatgcttaataattaaaacgaaaaaattaacatctgatatttaaaaatatataataaatttaatgaaaatttgagAATTAATGATCTATGGATAAATATTTATTCGAAGGCAtgaaaaaatgtaattatattaataatatagaaATATACATTTGGTAAATATCGTTCATCAATCAGTCGGCATAATAATTgtatactatttatttatttatttatttttttttttgtgtggatGAGGATCAGACATGAACATTTCAAGACAATGAAATGCGAAATGCNNNNNNNNNNNNNNNNNNNNNNNNNNNNNNNNNNNNNNNNNNNNNNNNNNNNNNNNNNNNNNNNNNNNNNNNNNNNNNNNNNNNNNNNNNNNNNNNNNNNtatgtatatatatatagaagtaAAATTTAATCTCACGCAAATACGCAATCGTTACCTCGATATCTCATTCAACCCttgaaataagaaaataataattaaaactccCGCAAACATTGACAAAAAACTTGCAATGTTTTCTCCTGATTgcaaaaaacaagaaaagtaTACTTTTCCCTACgtttaatttttatacatattacaaatttatttaatttgctatataaa of the Primulina huaijiensis isolate GDHJ02 chromosome 1, ASM1229523v2, whole genome shotgun sequence genome contains:
- the LOC140985874 gene encoding sulfite exporter TauE/SafE family protein 4-like, which translates into the protein MAAKGLAVFLLTGFSLAVISVRFVNNNANGGDKGNPFLLSASNPDMLSRKDGSEDKVWPELRFSWKIVLATVIGFLGSACGTVGGVGGGGIFVPMLTLIVGFDTKSAAAISKCMIMGASASSVWYNLRVPHPCREVPIIDYDLALLFQPMLMLGITIGVSLSVFFPYWLITVLIIILFVGTSSKSFLRAIEMWKDETILKKAMTDKRTFVNSRGELLIDTHEPLIPREEKTALRTMRDNLNIKRISVLLLVWICFLLLQVIKNNTKACSTLYWVLNLLQFPVALAVFGYECSKLYKESKKRRMAGNSELVCEAAIDWTATNLAFCALCGILGGTVGGLLGSGGGFILGPLLLEIGVIPQVASATATFVMTFSSSLSVVEFYLLKRFPIPYGLYLMSVSILAGFWGQFFIRKMTTILGRASIIVFILASVIFASALTMGMVGIDKSIKMIHNHEFMGFLDFCSSQ